In Borrelia sp. A-FGy1, one genomic interval encodes:
- a CDS encoding isochorismatase family protein, with protein sequence MRDKLSNLVLQKATLILVDIQNDFLESGTLPVPGGNQIIPLINNIQTCFNNIVATKDWHCENHISFTNSINNKGWPRHCVQGTWGAEFPKDLNVKKIKAVFLKGQNKNYDSYSGFYNDFDKKESTGLSYYLKSNSINTVFIAGLALDFCVKETIIDAYKLGFQSYLITDATRSISLSPDIVIQDLKRFDILTCLSKNIFDIQA encoded by the coding sequence ATGAGAGATAAATTATCTAATCTTGTTCTACAAAAGGCAACACTAATTTTAGTAGATATTCAAAACGATTTCTTGGAATCGGGTACTCTTCCTGTTCCTGGTGGCAATCAAATTATTCCATTAATCAATAATATTCAAACGTGCTTTAATAATATTGTTGCTACAAAAGATTGGCATTGCGAAAATCACATAAGCTTTACTAATAGTATTAATAATAAAGGGTGGCCTAGACATTGTGTTCAGGGTACATGGGGGGCAGAATTTCCAAAAGATTTAAATGTTAAAAAAATAAAAGCTGTTTTTTTAAAGGGACAAAATAAAAATTACGATAGTTACAGTGGATTTTACAATGATTTTGACAAGAAAGAATCAACAGGTCTTTCTTATTATCTTAAATCAAATTCAATTAATACAGTATTTATAGCAGGGCTAGCATTAGATTTTTGTGTAAAGGAAACAATTATTGACGCTTATAAATTAGGATTTCAATCTTATTTGATAACAGATGCTACAAGAAGTATCTCACTTTCCCCTGATATAGTAATACAAGATCTTAAAAGGTTTGACATATTAACATGTTTATCAAAAAATATTTTTGATATTCAAGCCTAA